TTCATTTCTCTGGTCGTGCCATAGAGTTCGACTCTGTAAGATCTTTCTCTGAATCCTTATCTAATGGTTTTCAGGATATGACTACTAAAAGGGCCGTGAGAAGGAATGAGGAATAAAATGTGGGTCAAGAAGCCCAAGCTACTCCTCAAGCTCCGATTGACCCATTGGTTGAGAATATAACAAATGCGGAGGTTAGGTCGGCTTTTCAGGTGTTGGCTCAAGCCAAGATGGCCCAAGCCAATAGATAGGTGGTAGTCCCCGTGAATCCAAATGTGGGTACCGCGGCATCAAGAGTGAGGGACTTCGAGCGGCAGTTAAGTGGAAGAAAACTTGACTTGGAAAATTTCTAACAAATAAAGAAGACTAGTATACCATACTGGCAAGAAAAATAACTTCAAGAAAGTTTGAGTTATTGATATGTGCCTCGATATTGGTGAATTAGAATTGAGAAGATGGGATACGAAGATGAGTGCATGTTACGTGTTAAATGGAAAATGGACTAAAATGGGTGTATCCATAATATCAAAGAGGGTAATATGATACAAATTTGGGATGTTCAAATGGATCACGACGGGTTAGATTATTGTTCTTAGTAAAGCTTTATcctaatgaagaaggagaagatgaagaagttaCCATAGAAGTTGATGGTTGAAGAGCAAAAAGATGATGATAGTAAAACCATTGTTGCTTCTACAAGTAAGCAAAAACATTATTAGGagcattatttcattttttctacgtaatataaattagtcattgtcGTGCTctgtttttcataaaaatggGTTTtatgcacgacctaacaactcttttgggattttgagtttggagtcgGCATCTAACGAATTAAGacgcgttagggcacctatctaacctaagtaagtctagctaaggtcaacaAGCCCGAGATCAGGGTAAGgattcaaattacctcgaggggaaggtgttaggcatcccttgaggtccacaaatgtgggtccatgcagtatctcatgcaatttatgtgggggttacaagtagcaaataaggtcacttcatttaCTAGTTTATTTAAGCttgctaagtgataacaaatataaaacaattaatactattttattatttttattaatttaaacatgcAAGGCTAGCTGAcagcaataaataaacaatcaagtttatttttatttattttaacatacgAGACTATGTGTTaaacaaatcaaacaaatagctcatattattattttaattaatatttaaatatgcgAGTCTAagtgataaaaatattaagcaattgaatttttttaattaattatttaagcatgcaaaactaagtaataacaataaataaagattaaataaaaatttaaagataagcGATGAGATAGAAAAGAGGCAAATAAATAAgcaaacaattttattatttttattttaatctaccccaaataaattactaaacaattaagattacttcaattatttattatttgagcatACGATCTATGTGattaaaatattgatcaaaTATTAAGCACTTAATGAAGAGATAAACAAAAGGCATAATATGCACAAatagatataaaataattcaaattaattcacTATGCCGCACCAAACAAGAATAAGATGCgcgaaaataaaatttttaaaaaatgaacaaattttggatagaattttattaaaaaatgtttgtttctttatagggatgaTACCACGATATTGTTAATCGtgctcctccaccatagaaacaattttgttttgagatcggtcttcaaataataaaagtttatattttgaagatgatttaaaaattttagtttgcATATAGGCACATAAATAGTTACATGTAAATACACATAATctcttttgaaaatcattgGGTAGGTGGTACTTCCGGGGACGCGTCGGCTTAATTGAAAATTTGGAACTAGACCTCGTAATTCCTTTGACTTCCCCACTAACAATAGGTTAGGAGATattacttataatttattttttttaaaaatgtcataatcaatccaaagtTTTAAAGGAGGATTGAACAATGATTTTTGAAAGAGTCATGTTGCAAAAACtttgtaaaaaaaagaaaaactagtagaacattgatgtagtaaatttattaaatgcaaagctttaactataaaaaaagccaagtaatttgttaaatgcaacaaatgatttttttttttttatggttagATCTAAAATTACTCTATCACATAAAAAAAGTTGTCAAATAAATTACGAACCTATAGGCATGCTTTCTTATACAAATAagtttacaaataaaaaaaaatatgattaacaTACAACTTCCCCTCCCCTTAAGCGATCCCCAAATATATTTCAGATGCGAGAGTTTTagagttatacaaatattacaaaaatttgaataaataaataaaaaatatatagattcaaatatatgaattaaacgAATTAATCTCTCTTCATAgctaatcttcaacttgaacttcaagtttgaaacctgcCAAAGCAATCAAATGGCTACACAAGTAATCACATTTATGTAGACAAGATGAGATACATATGCAATTGTTTAACAACAAGTTATATATAGGGGAATAGAACAATAAACTTTCGTAAATATATGAATGCAAAAGGAATACTAACCGGTTGAGCAGAAAGGGATGGTAGAAATGAGAACGAGTTGATCCAACTTCTATTTCAACAAAGCAAAGTAGCCAAGTAGTAGCAAAGAAGAACACCGGAATCTTAATTTGTTTAAGCGTAGTAATAGTATGAGTGGTAAGAGGATGAGAGCTCTTGTCTTTTGAGAGAGTGAAtgagttgatcaaataatgaagggagggggtattatttatatagcaaagagggGGAGAGCACATAAggaaaataaacatttaaaggaatcaattataatacaatttccttatttttaagAAAGTCAAATCAgccaaattatttaaatattttttaccaaatataagcAAGTAACAAAATAAGAAGAGTAacatatatttctttaaataaagagGAGCCAAtatcagaaaaatatttaaaatgctcattaccaaaaataaataagtaataataaaGTTAGAAAGAcaatattcttttaccttaaataaagaagcaccaaaataatattaaattattattatgatacaaaatgtaaataaataagaataaattaggAAGAGTAGtatatattttccttaaataaagagaagccaaaatcagaaaatattattctacCATAAATAAGCAAGTAAGAAATCAATAAACTTACgaataaggaaaaatagatcaattaatattattttctttatttcaaagGAGTCAAAATTAGATTTACAAATCATATtgtcaaaaacaataaaattaaggAGAGTAATAttgttttcctttaaaaaaagaagagcCAACTTGGAAAACTAATTTGActattgatatatttttgtattttattccCAAATTAACAAAATCATTACCAAATACACACCGAGTAATAATCTACCAGTTTATATCAGGGAAACAAAGAAATATTCAAGCAATAACGGTAAAATTATGCCAAGGCTACCACACTTAACAAAATCatttatcaataaaacttgACAAATTATCGCGTAATCAGTTAACGAATATTATCATCAATGAAGGCACCAAATCGAACAATATAAAGGAAATTTATGTCTAAGATCAGTAAAAGCAAACTTTTGATGACGGTCCATCAAAGCTTCAACGATAATAGAACTCAAAGCATGTTAACATCTAATCATATGAACACATTCCGGGAGAGCAACGAAGTTTTAGCAAGATATTCAAATTGATGTAAGCCTGAATGATACTTAAACTAACAATAATGAACAAACTTCAGAAGATTAACATACTTTAAACAAGATGCACATCAATTTTCACATAAACATACATGAAATTTCCATGAAATTAAAGTCAAAATGTAGGTAAAAGAGAAGAATAAAAATGCTAAAAAGCgagataataatttaaaatgaatgtACCCGTACAAATCTGTTGAGATTCGTCTCCAACTTCGCTGGAAATTGTTGCTATCGCTGTGCTGTTCTCGTTGCTGCTTCTACTGCGTAGGGCTGCTGGTTTGGCTGTCTCTGCACGTTGCTGGCTACTGCTGTTGCTCGCCTACTCTGTCCCTGCAAAAGAATAAGAAGAGAACAGGGGAAGGAGAAAGGGGGAGAAACGGGGGGAAGAGAGGAAGAGAGGAAAGGGGGCGGCTGCCACCAGCACGTAGTGGCGAGTCTCGCCAAAGCCGCTGCTCTCCGTTGCTGATGCTGCTGCCTTCGTCCCTGccaaaaaagagaaaacaacGAGGTATACGAGAGGAGGGAGGCAAGGAGGTATCCGGTAAAGGGAGAGAGAAAAGGGGTCACCGGATAAAGGGAAAGGGGGAGGAACGGATGGAGAAAGAGGGGAAGAAGAGGGAAAGGGAGAGAAGAGCAAAACGAGAGGGAGAAGAGGAGAGAAGGAGGAGGGCATCTGCCGGAAAAGGGAGAGAGAAGAGGGAGGCAGAGAGAGGGTGAGGAGAAGAGAGGGAGAGCGACGGGGAGAGAGAAGGGCGGAGGGGAGCGTAGCGTCGCCGCCTCTGATGGTGGCGTCTTCGCCGGAGCACACAGAGAGGGAGGGGCGACGGctcatttttttttggagaagagaGGGAGAGAAAAGGGAATAGATTTTAGGTTTAGTTATTTTGATAGATTAAAAGAAGGATTTGATCTCAATCATTGATCTAATTTGAAATGAAGGGCTAGGATTAAATCTAGGATTTATTTTTACGATGGATGGATGAGATGAagtcttaatattagatgggaCAAGATATGGAATGgctaaaatttcaattaaattggctagaattgaaatgaaagagtggctatgattgtaataaaatttgaattggagTGGCTAGaagaaattataatagaataggctagaacttaaataattttaaggtaagtgtaggaattactatttaattaaaatactacattaaaatatttttatgtaattgaaaatcatttaaattttaaaaaaattgaaattcattaatgattttaaaatatttaataatatttacaataattttattaagtgaaCATActagaatatataattttcaagcaaaattgattaaaattctaaactttaaatagattttaaaatacgtatttaatcgaatagtaatcctaaaaaaatatcaaaggtcggtcaaaattgggtgtcaacagtcATAGAAATTCAAAAGGTTTTCCCATTTCagtctatatatatacacacacaccataaatcatttttattaaaattttgctTTATTCGATTGAGATGTATTTACTTTCTAGCCAATAATTAGTAATGTTCAAATAGTATTACCAGTGTACttctcatttttaattttcaaattaggATGAGCTCTCGTTTCTCGAATACAATAACCAACCCTATCAAAGAATTGATAGGGTATTTGTTGTGATAGATGATTGCATGATAATTGTAATCAAGGGGTGATCGATCATATCTGCAAATTCTAGATAAAATGTTAGCTTATAAATAGATAAAGTATGaccaataatgataaaatacGAGTTCTAAATAAATGACAAGAGGTGATTAGAAGCGTATTCGCTTTGAGATGCCCTCGTAGACTTTGGCTTAACTTGTTGAAGAATTGCAACCCATGTCCGAAGATTAAAGTCAACCTCCAATAGATATTATAGTataaagatataataatataaggaaAATGTCTGGTTTTAAGGAGAGTCTAAACGTCattttaaggcggacgagcctaagtGTCATTTTAAGGCAGACGGCCTAAATATCTTATAAAGCGGACGAACATAAATGTCCTATGAGGCGGACGAGCCCAAATGTCGTTTTTTAGGCCGACGAcctaaatgtccttttaaggcggacgagcctaaatgtcctaTGAGGCGGACGACCTAAATGTCCTATAAGATGGACAAGCCTAACTGTTGTTTTAAGGCGGACAGGCCTAAATATCTTATAAAGAGGACGAGCTTAAACGTTGCGTTATAAGGCGGAcaagcctagatgtcgcattttaaggcggacgagcctaaatgtcgcattgtaagacggacgagcctaaatgtcgcattgtaaggcggacgagcctaaatgttgCGTTGTAAGGCGGatgagcctagatgtcgcattgtaaggcgaacgagcctaaatgtcgcattgtaaggcggacgagcttaaatgtcgcattgtaaggcggacgagcctaaatatcgcATTGTAAGGAGGACGATCCTAGATGAAGAGACAGTAGGTCACAGTGGTGAGTTGAATCTGAAGATATCTTCATGGTAGCTTAGTAGCTGAAACGATAATGCGAGTAGCCAAGAATTTGTCGGAGCCTTCGTTTGTAAGCAAgtcactcagctttgcttcttGAATGATCCTTAGGGAAGGTATCTCTACTTCGGCGGGTATCACAACTTCAGTGCCGTATACTAAGAAGTAAGGTGTGGCCCCGGTGGAAGTTCTGATTGTGGTACGATACCTCAGCAATGCGAAAGGTAGCTTTTCCTGCCAGTGTTTGTAGTCAATCATCTTGCGCAATAtccttttgatgtttttgtttgCT
The window above is part of the Solanum pennellii chromosome 5, SPENNV200 genome. Proteins encoded here:
- the LOC107019278 gene encoding octapeptide-repeat protein T2-like, which translates into the protein MYPYKSVEIRLQLRWKLLLSLCCSRCCFYCVGLLVWLSLHVAGYCCCSPTLSLQKNKKRTGEGERGRNGGKRGREERGRLPPARSGESRQSRCSPLLMLLPSSLPKKRKQRGIREEGGKEVSGKGREKRGHRIKGKGEERMEKEGKKRERERRAKREGEEERRRRASAGKGREKREAERG